Below is a genomic region from Methylobacterium sp. FF17.
CAGCAGCGGCAGGCTCGCGGGATCGATCAGGCGCAGGCGGTCCAGGGTCTCGCGCGACAGCGCCGGGCCCGCGATGTCGCGGACATGGGCCGAAAGATCGCGCAGGCCGCCGTCAGCGTCGATGAGGCCGGGCTTCTCGTCCCCGCTCGTACCGTGCCGGACCAGTTTCATCGCTCATGCCTCCCGTCGCGTCGCGCCGCGTGACATCTTGCGGCTTGCATCCTGCTGCCTGAGATCGAGCGTACGCCCCCGCGCGGCAAGGGTCGAAACGCGACGGAAAAACGCCTCGCGGCGCGCGTCACCGGCGATTCCGGCCCTTCCAACGCCAGGATTGTCACCCGAAGGTCACACTGCTGCCCGGAAACGCCTGAGGCGCGATTTTCCGGTCCGACCGCTTACTCACGCCAGCGAGAGTTTAGATGTGAACCATTCTGCTGAAACCCTCGGCAGCACCGGCGGGTTCGCGCAATATTTCGCGTTCTCAAGATAAAATGCCGGTTTTTACTAAGACGTTAACTGTCTAGGTCCGTATTGCACAGTTGCCGGAGGCGCGTCATTGTCATTGGCAAGGTGCGGGTCCGACCTGGTCGGGGCGAGACAAGCGAGCACCAGCTATAGCGGGGGGTTTCAGGTCATGACGGGTACGATTCGCAGCCGGTCTCTGCGCCGCTGGATGCTCTCGGGCGTCTCCGTCGCGCTCTTGGCCGCCAGCGTGGCGGATGCGGGCGCCGGTGCCTTCGGCATCCGCGAGCAGAGCGTGGAGGCGCAGGGGCTCTCCTTCGCCGGCGCGGCCTCGGGCTCCGGCGGAGTGTCCTCGATGTTCTGGAACCCGGCGACGGTGACCATGCGTCCGGGCTGGGTCACCGAGCAGAACCTCAGCGTGATCAACCTGTCGGCCCGGATCACGCCCGAGGCCGGTACCAACGCGGCCTTCTCGCGGCTGGGGGAGAGCGGCGAGCTCGGCCAGACGGCGATCGTGCCGGCGGGCGCCACCTCCTACCAGCTCAGCGACCGGGTCTGGATCGGCATTTCGACGGGCGCCCCCTTCGGCCTCGTGACCAAACCCCGCGCGACCTGGTCGGGCGAGCTCTACGGACGCTCCAGCCGCATCTTCTCCCTGGCGTTCAACCCGGTCATCGGCTTCAAGGTCAACGAGTGGCTCTCGGTCGCTGCCGGCCCGAACATCGAGTACTTCAAGCTCGTCCTGCGTCAGGCGTTCCTCTCGCCGCTCACCCTGAACCCGGCGGCCCTGCCGAGCTCCGGCCTCAAGGGTGATTCCTGGGGTGTCGGCTTCACCGCCGGCGCGCTGATCACCCCGTTCGCCGGCACGTCGGTCGGCGTCGGCTTCCGCTCGTCGGTGCATCACGACATCGGCGGCCAGCTCATCCTCCCGGCGCCCTACGACACGCTGGGCGGGAACATCAAGGCCAAGCTCAACACGCCCGAGAAGCTCAGTGTCGGCATCACCCAGGCGATCACGCCCGAGGCCCGCGTCAATTTCGGGTTCGAGTGGGACAACTGGAGCCGCCTCGGGACGATCGCCATCGTCTCGAACGGAGCCCGTGCCACTGCACCGGCCCTGACCCTGAACTACATGGACGGCTACACCTACTCGATCGGCGGCGAGTACGACTGGTCGCAGGCCCTGACGGTGCGGGTGGGCGTGGCCTACGAGGTCTCGCCGATCGACTTCTCGAACCGGTCGGTGCGCCTGCCCGACGGCAACCGGGTGAACCTCTCCGTCGGTGCGAGCTACCGCTGGAGCGAAAAGCTGACCCTGAACTTCGCCTACTCGCACTTCTTCGTGGAACGGGGCCGCATCCTGGCCGGGGTGGGGCGCGACTACAACGTCCAGAACGTGGCCTTCGCCGGCGTGGCCGACAGCAGCGCCGACATCGTCTCGGTCGGCTTCCGCTACGTCTTCGGCGAGCCGGCCGTGGCGGCCCCGGCGCCCCTGGTGCGGAAGTTCTGAGGCATCCAGCCCTCAGGGCGGTGGAGCCGGTTCGGCTCCGCCGCCCTGGAAGCGTTTCACGTAGAAGATCCGGTCATGGCCGGGCGGATCGTCGGTGATCCGCCCGCACTCGGTTAAGCCAAGGCGTTCGTAGAAGGCCGGCGCCTGGAAGGTCCAGGTATCGAGCCAGATGCCGCCGAGCCCGAGCCGCCGGGCCTCTGCCTCCGCCAGGGCCATGACTTAGCGCCCGAGACCGTTCCCACGGGCGGGCCCGAGGGCGAGCAGCTCGACGAACAGCATGCCATAGCCGGTGCGTCCCCAGAGGCCGCCGACGATGGCGCCGCCTGCGTCGCGCACGGTGAGGGCGAGCAGCCCCCAATTCCCGTTCGGAACCTGCGCCTCGTTATGGGCGACGAGGGGCGCGAGGATCTCGGCCCGCATCGCAGCGTCGGGTTCCGCCTCCAGCCCTGAACCTCCGGCTCGGCGTTCACGCCTTCATGCGGACGTAGGTGCCGGGCGCCGGGCCGAGGGAGGCGAGGCCGCCCTCGCCGGGCACCCGGGCGGGCACGCGGGCCGGGGCCTGGTGCTCCAGCCACTGGAACCAGTAGGGCCACCAGGATCCCTTGGTCTCCGTGGCGGCCGCCACCCAATCCTCGAAGCGGCCCTCGGCCGGGCCGCCGGTCCAGAAGCCGTATTTCGGCTTGGCGGGCGGGTTCACGACCCCGGCGATGTGCCCGGACCCGGCCAGCACGTAATCCACCGGCCCGCCGAACTTGGACGATCCCTCGAAGACCGACAGGGCCGGGGCGATGTGATCCTCCTTGGTGGCGAGGTTGAAGATCGGCACCTTCACCTTCTTCAGGTCGAGGCGCACGTTGCCGAGGATCATCTTGCCCTGCGCCAGGGTGTTGTTGAGGTAGCAGTTGCGCAGGTAGAACGAGTGGTTGGCCGCCGGCATGCGGGTCGCGTCGGCGTTCCAGTAGAGCAGGTCGAAGGGCATCGGCTTCTGACCCTTGACGTAGTTGTTCACCACGTAGGACCAGATCAGGTCGTTGGGCCGCAGCATGTTGAAGGCGGTGGCCATGCCCGTGCCCTCGAGGTAGCCGCGCTTCTGCATCCGCGACTCGATCAGGCGGATCTGCTCCTCGTCGGCGAACACCTTGAGGTCGCCCGCATGGGTGAAATCCACCTGGGTGGTGAGGAAGGTGGCGCTCTTGATGCGCTTGTTGCCCGTGGCGGCCTGCATCGCCAGGGTCACGGCGAGCAGCGTGCCGCCGACGCAG
It encodes:
- a CDS encoding OmpP1/FadL family transporter translates to MTGTIRSRSLRRWMLSGVSVALLAASVADAGAGAFGIREQSVEAQGLSFAGAASGSGGVSSMFWNPATVTMRPGWVTEQNLSVINLSARITPEAGTNAAFSRLGESGELGQTAIVPAGATSYQLSDRVWIGISTGAPFGLVTKPRATWSGELYGRSSRIFSLAFNPVIGFKVNEWLSVAAGPNIEYFKLVLRQAFLSPLTLNPAALPSSGLKGDSWGVGFTAGALITPFAGTSVGVGFRSSVHHDIGGQLILPAPYDTLGGNIKAKLNTPEKLSVGITQAITPEARVNFGFEWDNWSRLGTIAIVSNGARATAPALTLNYMDGYTYSIGGEYDWSQALTVRVGVAYEVSPIDFSNRSVRLPDGNRVNLSVGASYRWSEKLTLNFAYSHFFVERGRILAGVGRDYNVQNVAFAGVADSSADIVSVGFRYVFGEPAVAAPAPLVRKF
- a CDS encoding N-acetyltransferase encodes the protein MALAEAEARRLGLGGIWLDTWTFQAPAFYERLGLTECGRITDDPPGHDRIFYVKRFQGGGAEPAPPP